TCGATCCGTATCTGCAAACCACCTGGCAGCTGACCGACAAACTGAGCCTCGACGCGGGCGTGCGCTACAGCAATATCTGGTTCGACTCGAACGATTTTTACGTGGTGCCGCGCAACAGCGACGACAGCGGCGAGGCCAATTATCACAAGTGGCTGCCGGCGGGCTCGCTGAAATATGCCCTGACCGACGCCTGGAACGTCTATGCCTCTTATGGCCGCGGGTTTGAAACGCCGACCATCAACGAACTTTCTTATCGCTCAAATGGCCAGAGCGGCCTGAACTTCGCGCTTAAGCCGTCAACCAGCGATACGGTGGAGATCGGCAGCAAAACGCGCATCAACAATGGCCTGTTGACCGCCGCGCTGTTCCGGACCGATACGGACAACGAAATCGTCGTGGATGAGAGTGTGGGCAGCGGGCGCAGCAGCTATAAAAACGCCGGGAAAACCCGCCGTCAGGGCGTTGAGCTGGCGCTTGACCAGCAGTTCGGCGATGCGTGGAAGCTGAAAGCGGCATGGACCTACCTTGACGCCACCTACCGCACCTATGTCTGCCAGAAAGGCGACTGTAACGGCAACCGCATGCCGGGCATCGCGCGCAATATGCTCTACACCTCGTTCGGTTACGAGCCGGAAACCGGCTGGTACGCGGGCGGCAACGTGCGCTATATGAGCAGCATCATGGCTAATGACGCCAATACCGACAAAGCGTCGTCTTACACCACGGTTGGCCTCAACACCGGCTATAAATTCCAGCGCGGCAACTGGCTGCTGGATGTGTTTGGTCGTGTCGATAACCTGTTTGATAAATCGTATGTCGGCTCGGTTATCGTTAACGAATCCAAAGGCCGCTACTACGAGCCTGCGCCGGGCCGCAATTATGGCGTTGGCGCAAGCGTCAGCTACCGCTTCGAGTAACGCTTTCGCGAGCTTTTAGCGGCACACAAAAAACGGGCTTCACCGCCCGTTTTTTTATGCCCTCTGCAACCGTTGCAGGTGCGAGAAATCAACAGACTGGCGCGCCTGAAAGAGATCGTATTCATTCTGCATACCCAGCCAGACATGCGGCGAGCTGCCAAGGACTGCCGAGAGACGCAGCGCCATTTCCGGGGAGACGTCAGATTTGCCGACCAGCAGACGCTGCACCGTCGACGGCGCGACGTCCAGCGCTTTGGCCAGCGCACGGGCGCTGAGGCCGAGCGCTTCCATTGACTCCTGCACCAGCCTGCCCG
This sequence is a window from Cronobacter sakazakii. Protein-coding genes within it:
- a CDS encoding HigA family addiction module antitoxin, whose protein sequence is MATMFNPPHPGRLVQESMEALGLSARALAKALDVAPSTVQRLLVGKSDVSPEMALRLSAVLGSSPHVWLGMQNEYDLFQARQSVDFSHLQRLQRA